Below is a genomic region from Armatimonadota bacterium.
TTTGCGCCAATTCGTAATATCGCTTCCCCCAAACTCCGCCGATGGATTGAAAGGAGTGATGCGCCCGAAAAAATAATTAACTTTTCAGCTCAAGCCCGGACAAAGTGGGCGAAGATTATGTAACGAAGGAGGTATATAAATTGGCAGGCAAACACCTAATGGCACTTTTGGTTTTGTGCCTTGTGCTTGTTTGGGGTTCCGCTTGGGCTCAGGCTACAATAGAGGAAGTAGTGGCTGACTGTGTAGCTAACAGCGGTGTATTTCCCGCCGGCACAACGGTAGTGAGCACTATCGTTGACGGAGAGTCAGTAACCGTTGAGCTGAGTGCTGAGGCATTGAATGGTCTGGGCGAAGAGGTTGCTGATGCCATGTCTCTGGCTTTAAACAATGCGTTAAACGACTTTGGTGTCACCGCGTTGGAAATTACTGTTGGTGGTCTACCACTGTGGACATATCTGCCCCAGGCCGCCGCTGGAGCTGCTTCCACAGCTAGCGCACAGACACTTTCCACCGCCAGTTCGCTGTCGGGGATTGGGGGAATTGTTACTGAAATCCCGGACCGCGGTGGCGGCGGCGGCGAAGGTGCTGACATTCCTGTTCTGACTACTGAATTAGCAGGCAAGGGCGTTGGTCTTTACAACAGCCATGGAGCATATTGGGATGAGCGTTCGCAGTATAGGTACTGGCGGCCAGCGATGAGAACCTTGTGTGGTCCAAACCCTGAGCCACCTCGTCCGCCGGGGTGGAGCGGTAGCGTATACCAGCCTAGCAACTATTATTATTGGACAAGAGGCTTTCAGTGGGGCTCATATTATGAGGATTATCGTACGGACCAAGAAATACGGTTCTTGAGAGCATATCTGAAATCTTCAGGGGCGATAGTGTGTTGTGGAAGGAATCTCGACAAGAATGCCGGATTCTTCGACTACAACAAGTACGGCTATCCAAATTGTTCATTCCCGCTGTATAAGTGGATAACGGCCGCAAAGTATCATTTGCAAGAAATTGGCGCTCCTGAGGCAGTTTGGAATGAGCCAACGTTGACAGCCGAATCCGACAAAGATATTCGCGCACGGCCGTACTGGACAAACTACAACATGATTGGGAAGTGGCCGCTGACCCCGGGGGAGATAGAAGAGGTAAGAAACAACCCAGGTTTGTGGGGAAATTGGGTGTCTATTCACCTCCATACCAACGCAGCTGGCAGTGGCCAGGGAAGGGGCACTGAAACATACTGGTATACTTCTAAATATCCTTGGCTTCAGACCAAGGCCGTCGAACTGGCAAATGCGTTTAACACAGCCATTGTAAACGCAATTCGAACTAAGTACGATGGCTATTGGGCCGAAGATCCTCAAATGTATGGATACACCGGAGCGAATCCACCAGAATGGCCTTCTGGCGTTGGTAACTGGGTTGGATATGCGCAGACTTCACCTTCGTCAAGACAGTGGGCTAATAGAGGCGTGAAAACTTCAAACTTTGGTGAGATTCGCGAAGCTTTGATGCCTGCAGTTCTCACCGAGTTGCTCTTCCACGATGACTGGAAGTTCTATCCTGACCACGTGTTTTCACTTGACCGAATTTTCTCGGCAACTGTGGCATGGGGTATGTACGAAGGCATCTGCAATTACTTTGGTGTTACGCCGAAACCTAGGTTGGCAGCGACTGTTCAGTCTGTTAGCTTCCCAGCACTAGTCGGACCAAATGCTCCAATTGAGGGCACTGTGGTCATGCGAAACGAAGGCCAGGCATGGTGTTGGGGCAACAAGTGGGTGAATAAAGTCTACTTCCCATATACCGTGTGGAAGCTCGCCCCGACTGCTAATAACCAACTTGGCGGCGACAAGATTCCAATTACAGATGCAGAACCAATCTACCCTGGTCAGTTGGCAACCTTCAAGATTAACCTGATAAGTCCCGCCACTACGGGGCTATACACTACCGAATGGCGGATGGTAAACGATGGTGCATTTGGCGGAGCATTTGGCCAGGTCGCCACAGCCCAAATTCAGGTTGATGCTGATCCACCTGTAATCACAATAGTATCTCCTGCACCGGCTGATTATCCATATGGTTGTATTAAAGTGGAGTTCAGTGCCACCGATGAACTAAGCTCAGTTGCAAGTATCACAGCGGACATAGACGGCGAACCTGTAACGAGCGGTCAGAACATTTGCGGCTTGGCGCTTGGTGCACATACCTTGACTGTCACTGCGAGCGATATCTTTGGCAACACAGCCACGCAGACAGTGACATTCAATGTTGTCAACAGCGTTGGCAAGACGACTGCTGGTGGGTGGATTGAGTTGGAAGGCAAGAAAGCGACATGCGGGTTTGTTTCCGAATACGTAGAAGGTTCTGTCGCTCCTGCTGGCAATGTGACCTACCAGGATCATGACACTGGTATGACTGTAAAGAGTATTTCTCTGGTTGCCATGGGTATCGTTGGCAATCGCGCCTGGATTTATGGCACATGCGAAATTGATAATCAGCCTGGACACTGGTTCAGGATTGATGTGACTGACAATGGCGAGCCAGGTTCGGATGACGTGTTCAACATTCTGCTTGACACTGGCTACCAGCAAGGCGGCAAACTGGGCGGAGGCAACATCACCATCCATTAATTAGACTACCTTAGACCGAGGTACTGGTCCCCCGGTTGGCGCAATGCATCAGGCCCGGGTCTTCGGATCCGGGCCTGAGCCTTTTTCAATATCTTATAAGCAGCTCCACGTTTGACACATGATGCCACTGATGCTAGAATTACGCAATCGGATGAACGCAATACTTGGCTGAAAGGGACAAAACCATGAGCGCACGATTGAAAGCGCTTTTTGAACTGCAAAGTATAGATCTCGAATTGGCGAGGACGCAAAAAGCAAAAGCTTCGCTCGATGATGGTTCCGCAAAAAAGCAAAAGGTTGAGAGTGCGAGGCGTACTTTCGAACAAGCAGATAAGCTCTTACATCAAACATCGGCCGAACTCCAAGACAAGGAACTAAATTTGAAAAGCGTCGAGGCAAAGCAGAAAATGTTCCGCGATAAACTCTATGGCGGCATGGTAACAAATCCAAAAGAGCTAGAAAGCATGGAAAAGGAAATCGAAATGCTAGGCCGCCAAAAAGACAGGCTTGAAGAAAACATTCTCGAGCTTATGGACTTAGTTGAGGAACGCAAAGCTGCTGTAAAAAACGCTAAGGCTGCTCTCGAACAAGAAGAATCTGAGCTAGCGGCTCTTTTAGAGAAGATAAAGCAGGATGATGCTTCTCTTACTGCTCGCATTGAAGCGCTCACTGCCGAACGGGAAAGGGCAGTTGGTCAGGTAGACCCAGCGCTCCTTAAGAAATATGAGGCTATGCGTGGCAGATTCGGCGGCGTATATATTAGCAAAGTGGAAGATTCTTTGTGCTCTGCGTGCCGTATGCAGATTATGGAGGGTGTCCTTCGCGAAATAAAGGCAGGCGACGAATCCAGAACGTGCGAGAACTGCGGCCGCTTGCTATTTTTGGAAGAGTAGTAGATGAAACGTGCCACCGTTGCCATTGATGGAGCAGCAAAAGGCAATCCTGGCCCCGCGGGCGTTGGAATCGTCATCGCCGACGAAACAGGCAATGTGCTTTGCGAAATCAGCGAGCACATTGGCATAGCAACCAATAATCTTGCTGAATATACTGCCTTGATTAGAGGGCTTGAGGAAGCCTTGAAGCTGGGTTTTCGGGATGTCGAAATCACCACGGATAGCGAGCTACTTGCTAAGCAAATCAAAGGGGAATATCGTGTTAGGTCGGAAAGCATAACGCCACTTTTTAGTAAGGCGCTTGATCTTCTGTCGAAATTCGAACATGTATCAATAAATCAGGTCAGCCGCGAAAGAAATAAGCAAGCGGACAAACTTGCTACAATGGGGGCCGAAGCTAGCTTGCAACCCAGATTAACTTTTGACTCTGCAAAACCGAAAAAGGAGGCAGGCAGTATGATTCAACGCATCAGCGTGCGTACATCGGCCCGAACAGAGTTTGTTGACATAACGCGAGAAGTTCAAGATGTAGTTAAGTCAAGCGGGGTCTCAGACGGACTTTGCATTGTTTACGTTCCCCATACGACTGCTGGCATTACAATTAACGAAAATGCTGATCCCGATGTCGTACGCGACATAATCGATACTCTCGAGCGATTAGTTCCCCGCGATGCAAGATACCGCCATATTGAGGGAAATGCCGACTCCCATGTGAAAGCTAGTTTAATGGGATTCTCGGTTAGCGTTTTTATAGAAAATTGTCGCCTTGCCTTGGGCACCTGGCAAGGAATATATTTTTGTGAGTTCGATGGCCCCCGAAGTCGAAATGTTCTAGTTCAGGTAATTCCAGGACGGTAGCTAGGAATAGTCTCGAGGATAAACAAATTCTCTATGAGTAAAGAAATCCTTTGCTAGTCGTCGTTCTTTAAAACGTAGACTGCACCGGATATCAGTTTAGCAGGCGCCTTGCTGACAATTATTTTGGAACCATCCTCATCGTAAACCGTAAAATGCCCGTTTACTTGTTTGTCTGCAGGAACTTTAATTATTGCTCGGTCCGGACCAAGTGCTCCAGACGGTTCATATTTAGTTCCATCTTCTGCGATAAAAACGACTTTCTTTTGCAACCAGCGCGCAAAAATACGATTGCGGTTCAGACTCGGAACTGCGCCTGCGCCGTAAAGGAAGCCTAGGACACGCTGCCCCTTCACAACCCATCCGATTGCAACTATGTATCTATCGGCATCACCTAAGTTCTGTGCGAGAATTCTTGCTGGTTCAAAGCTAATGCCATCACGAGATAGGCTATACCATAGCTTGTCAGTGTTCATATGTAGCCCCATTAGGTAGTAGACTCGCCTACCAACAGCAAACTTCTTGACATCGTTCACAACTGCAGGTATTTCAAGCACGGCTCCATCGAATTCAAAATGTTTCCCGTCTCGTGATGTTGCTCGGTATACCTTGCCGAAGTCCTTGAAATTGTTGAAGTACAAGCGAAAAAGTTTATTCTCATAAAGAAGTACATTCATTCCGTTTATATCTGCTTCGGCGTACTTATCATAGCCGTCAATTGAGATTATGTCCGACAGCTCGGCATGGTAAGGCATACGTTTTCCATTCCAATGGATGCCATCATAACTGTGAAAAGTGGCTGGCTTATTTAACTTTTTTGCATCCGGGTAGACAGTGCACATCAAGCGGTACTCACCTGATGGCAGTCTGATGGCGCTTACATTGCAGACGTGTATGAATCTTCCGTGTTCGATAATTATTTGACGGTCTTGGAAATCAAGAAAATCCTGGGTGAATACAGAATAAATCCTGTCATTGCCCGAATCAACGCCATCCCATGCCCCATAGAAAATACGCCAGCCATTAGGAGTCTCAACTACTGAAGGAGCGTAAATATTGCGAAACAATCCCCTCTTTCTAGGTTCGATAAGCGGGTGGCGAATATCGGGCACAAAATTTAGGTTACCTTTTTCCCAAAGCTTTGGGCGAAACTTACCAGACCCTACGCCTAAAATCTCGACCGTCCCAAGCTCTGCTTGGCCTGGAATCTGTTGTATTGTCAAATCAGCACGAACCATCGTAATATACCCTGCTGTTATTAGTATGAGTAGCACAAACAGTCTAAGCATTTCTCCTCAGCCTCCATGTTAGCGTTCTAATTCTACAAAGGGAAGCTGAGAATATTCAAGCGGGGATGAGTAGAAGTTCTTTATAGCGCTTTCTTTTGGGGGCGCGGTTGAAGCAAATGTAAACGGCAGTTAGTCAGTATGTTAGAAAGCAAGAGCACATCTACAATGACTTTCGACAACTTGCCAACCAACATACCGACTAACTGCTTAGGCAAAGAAGGCTTTATAGCACAGGCAGATATTCATCTAATTCGAACTGCGTTACCTGAGCTTTGAATCTATTCCACTCAACCTTTTTATTTTGAATTAATTTTGTGAATACATGGTCCCCTAGCGTTTTTCGCAAGAGTTCACTTTTTTCTGCGCAGACAATCGCATCGTGTAGGTTCTCAGGTAGTTGGCCAATTCCCAGTGCCCTTCGTTCTTCATCGTTCATTTCGTAGACATTGCGCTCGATTGGCTCAGGGAGTGGGTATTCATTTTCGATTCCCTCGAGACCTGCTGCGAGCATGACAGCAAACGCAAGATATGGGTTGCAGGCTGGGTCTGGTGCCCTATATTCAATTCGAGTTGCTTTTTCTTTGCCTGGTTTATAGGCTGGTACTCGAATTAAGTCTGACCGATTACGCACTGCCCATGAAATATAAACCGGCGCTTCGTAGCCCGGAACAAGTCTTTTGTATGAATTCACCCATTGATTTGTTACAAGGGTGATCTCAGGAGCGTGTTTTAGGAGACCTGCGATGTAATGCTTTGCTATTTTAGAAAGATGGTACTTATCGTTTGGGTCAAAGAATGCATTCCTCGAGCCCTTGAATAACGATTGATGAGTATGCATACCGCTACCATTCAGGCCGAAGATTGGCTTGGGCATGAATGTTGCATATACGCCGTATTTCATGGCGATTTCCTTGACGACCAACCGATAGGTCATTGCGTTGTCAGCCATCGTGAGCGCATCGGTATACCGAAGATCGATCTCATGTTGGCTGGGGGCGACTTCATGATGGCTAAACTCGACCTGAATACCCATTTCCTCAAGCGTCATTACAGTTTCCCGTCGAAGATCGCTAGCAACGTCAGCAGGAGTCAGGTCGAAATAACCACCTTCGTCGAGTCCCTCTGGCGTCCCTTTGTTGTTTTTGAAGTAGAAGTACTCTAGCTCCGGACCGACGTAGAAGGTATAGCCCATGTTACTGGCTCGTTCAAGTACCTTCTTGAGTACATACCGAGGGTCACCTTCGTAAGGCGTTCCATCCGGCAGATAGATATCACAGAAAACGCGTGCAACGCCAATGTCAGGTTTTGTCCTCCAAGGCAGAAGCTGAAAAGTGCTCACATCGGGCATTGCAATCATATCGCTTTCGTCTATGCGAACGAATCCCTCGATGGACGAGCCATCAAAGCCAATCCCCTCTTCAAGTGCTGTTTCTAGTTCGTTGAATGTAACGGCGAAGCTCTTTAGAAATCCAAGAATGTCCGTAAACCAAAACCTTATGAACTTCACATTGCGTTCCTTCGCCATTCTTAGTACGGATTCTTTGTCTTTCTTGCTCATACTAGCTCCTTTCTCGACTAAAAATAAAAAAGCCGCGGATACACCACTTGGTGTCTCTGCGACCACTTCTGCGTGAAAGAATCTTTCTGTGATTTTCTATGGGCATCAATGCCCTACAATTATTTCGACAAGTACATTATACAAAAGCAGTTTTCTTTTCGTCAAGAGAAAAAGACTGTCAGAATAAAAAAATAGTAAGTTTCTTAAGCCCAATCTTTCATACGAAATTACTGTCTTTGGCGCACTAGTTATGTTATTTATACTAAGCGTTGAGTTTTTATTAGCCAGGCCTTTCAGATGGTAAGCATTGCCTTGACTTAGAATTGTAGTTTTGTTATAATCCCGATGCCGAAATTGGCACAATAAGGGATGCAAAGCCGCTTCCCTACTATAGTTGGCGCTGGACCCGCACGATTGCGATCGTGCGGGCTTTTGTTTGTGCTGTAGTTTTCGTTTTACAAATGTTTGAGGAGGTGGTTGCGCATAAGGTGCTTATATAATTCCAAGCAGAAAAATCTTTGATTTTTAAAAACTTGAAGAACAGGAGGCAGTGGATGGCGGAACGTAACCCGTTTGAAATTGCTCAGGCTCAGCTTGATCGTGCAGCAAAGTTGCTAAACCTTGAGCCTGGGGTACACGCAATGCTGCGGGAGCCCATGCGTGAATTGCATGTGAGCCTCCCTGTTAAGATGGATGACGGCAGCACTAAGGTTTTTAAGGGCTTCCGGGTTCAGTACAACGACGCCCGTGGTCCAAACAAAGGTGGTATTCGGTTTCATCCTGATGAAACCATAGATACCGTCCGTGCATTGGCGGCATGGATGACCTGGAAGTGCGCAATTGTGGATATTCCCCTTGGCGGCAAGGGCGGCGTTGTTTGCAATCCCAAAGAAATGTCTCAGCGCGAGCTCGAACAGCTTAGCAGAGCGTATATCGATGCTGTCGGTAGAATTCTTGGCCCCGAGAAGGATATTCCAGCACCAGATGTCTATACAAATCCGCAGACTATGGCATGGATGATGGATGAATTTAGCAAGTTGAGGGGCTACTATTGTCCTGGCGTCATAACTGGCAAGCCACTGGAACTTGGTGGCTCAGAAGGAAGGGGCGATGCCACAGCACGCGGCGGGATGTATACGCTTCGTGAAGCTGCGAAATTCCTAGGCATTGATCTTTCAAAGGCAACCGTTGCAATCCAAGGATTTGGAAACGCAGGCTCTTTCGCGGCAATTCTTGCCGAGCAGATGTTCGGCTCAAAAATTGTCGCCGTAAGCGATTCCCGCGGTGGCATCTATAAGCCCGATGGCCTTAGTGCGCGGGCAGTACTCGACCATAAGAATAAGACTGGTTCCGTAGTCGGATTCCCTGGCACCCAGCAGGTTTCAAACGAAGGTCTTTTGGAGCTAAACGTTGACGTCCTTCTTCCAAGTGCTTTGGAAAACGTGATTACTGGCGAGAACGCTGGGCGAATTAAGGCAAA
It encodes:
- a CDS encoding glutamine synthetase family protein, with protein sequence MSKKDKESVLRMAKERNVKFIRFWFTDILGFLKSFAVTFNELETALEEGIGFDGSSIEGFVRIDESDMIAMPDVSTFQLLPWRTKPDIGVARVFCDIYLPDGTPYEGDPRYVLKKVLERASNMGYTFYVGPELEYFYFKNNKGTPEGLDEGGYFDLTPADVASDLRRETVMTLEEMGIQVEFSHHEVAPSQHEIDLRYTDALTMADNAMTYRLVVKEIAMKYGVYATFMPKPIFGLNGSGMHTHQSLFKGSRNAFFDPNDKYHLSKIAKHYIAGLLKHAPEITLVTNQWVNSYKRLVPGYEAPVYISWAVRNRSDLIRVPAYKPGKEKATRIEYRAPDPACNPYLAFAVMLAAGLEGIENEYPLPEPIERNVYEMNDEERRALGIGQLPENLHDAIVCAEKSELLRKTLGDHVFTKLIQNKKVEWNRFKAQVTQFELDEYLPVL
- a CDS encoding Glu/Leu/Phe/Val dehydrogenase, producing the protein MAERNPFEIAQAQLDRAAKLLNLEPGVHAMLREPMRELHVSLPVKMDDGSTKVFKGFRVQYNDARGPNKGGIRFHPDETIDTVRALAAWMTWKCAIVDIPLGGKGGVVCNPKEMSQRELEQLSRAYIDAVGRILGPEKDIPAPDVYTNPQTMAWMMDEFSKLRGYYCPGVITGKPLELGGSEGRGDATARGGMYTLREAAKFLGIDLSKATVAIQGFGNAGSFAAILAEQMFGSKIVAVSDSRGGIYKPDGLSARAVLDHKNKTGSVVGFPGTQQVSNEGLLELNVDVLLPSALENVITGENAGRIKAKIIGELANGPTTPEADDILYKNDRFVIPDFLCNAGGVTVSYFEWVQNITGDYWEEEYVHERLDKKMTKAFHDTLAVSLERKVDMRTAAYMVAIQRVAEAMKLRGWV
- a CDS encoding secondary thiamine-phosphate synthase enzyme YjbQ, giving the protein MKRATVAIDGAAKGNPGPAGVGIVIADETGNVLCEISEHIGIATNNLAEYTALIRGLEEALKLGFRDVEITTDSELLAKQIKGEYRVRSESITPLFSKALDLLSKFEHVSINQVSRERNKQADKLATMGAEASLQPRLTFDSAKPKKEAGSMIQRISVRTSARTEFVDITREVQDVVKSSGVSDGLCIVYVPHTTAGITINENADPDVVRDIIDTLERLVPRDARYRHIEGNADSHVKASLMGFSVSVFIENCRLALGTWQGIYFCEFDGPRSRNVLVQVIPGR